From Sinorhizobium sp. B11:
TGTTCGACCCCGGCCTCGACAAGCGAATCCAGCGTATAGTCGATCATCGGCTTTCCGCCGATCTTCACCAGAGGCTTCGGAATCGTGTCGGTAATCGGGCGCATGCGGGTTCCGAGGCCCGCGGCCAGTACCATGGCTTGTCTGACGGTCATGCTTGTCCGGATTTATGATTCGACTGGCAGTATTCCAGCCCTTGTGCACCATTCGCGCAAGGGGGCAAGTGCCTCGTGTTCCAGCGCCGCCTTGAGATAGGAAAGCGTGCGCGGCATATGCTGGAGATAGCCGGGCTTACCATCGCGCTGCAATAGCCGCACCCAGAGACCGGCGAGCTTGCAGTTGCGCTGCGCCGACATGATGGCCCATGCCTTCATGAAGCCGGTTTCGTCGAAACCGCCCTGCGCGCGCCGCAAGGAAAGATAGTCGTCCATCAACTGTCGGCAGAGATCCGGTTCGATCGTGACGCGGGCATCTTGAACGATGGAGGCGAGGTCATAGGCCGTCGGCCCGATCATCGCATCCTGGAAGTCGATGATGCCGATCTTGCGGATGCCGCTCGCCTGCTCGCGCCAGATGATATTGGGCGAATGGAAGTCGCGCAACAGCAGGTTTTTTTCGGCCGATTGCAGCTCCTCGATCAGATTGTCCCAGATTGCCAGATACTCGTCCCGTTCGGTATCCGTCGGTCCCGTGCCGCGCCTCCAGGCCATATGCCAGTCGAGCACAAGCCGCACCTCCATCGTCATGGCGACGCGGTCGAAATCCGGAATGTGGTGCGTGTGCGTAGCCGAAACCGGGATATCCTGCGGGATTTTCATCGAGTGGAGATGGGCAAGGCAGGCGACGCTTTCGCGGTAGCGCCCGACGATCGGCCGGCCTTCGTCATCGAGGACACCGTCCGTGCCCAGATCCTCGATCAGCAGGATGCCCTGCTCGTAGTCGACCCTTTCGATTTCCGGGGTCGCGAAACCGCGCTCGCGCAACGTCTCGCCGATGGCAACGAAAGGATAGGCGTCCTGCGCAAGATGCGCGACCTTGGGATAGGGCTTGCCCTCATAGATCGGGGGGCCTTCCGGAGGGGGCCGCCAATCCATGAGGATTTTCCGTGAGCCGTCGCTGAGGCGGAAATATTCATAGGCGCGAAGTGAAGCATCGCCGGTCAGGAACCGCCGTTCCGCATCGCCGTAGCCAGCGTCAATGAGGAAGCGGCGGATAGCCAGCACACGGTGGATTCGGGCCAAGGCCTTCTCCGGTGCCGTGATTGTCGCACGCCGGCCGGCACCTTCATGCTCCAGCCGCAACGAGATGCGCGATGCAGGCAGGTCGCCTTCTGCCATTTCGGGCCATTCGACGATGCAGATGCCGCTCTCAAGCGCCTCGTCGAAGCCGAGTTCTGTCAGTTCCGAGGCATCGCCAAGCCGATAGAGATCGAAATGCGAAACGGGAATGCGCAGATCGTAAGATTGCACCAGCGTGAAAGTCGGGCTCGGAACTTCCAGCCCGTCATCATCGGCAATGCTTCGCAAGAACGCGCGCGCCAGAGAGGATTTTCCGGCGCCGAGATCGCCGGATAGTGCTAGGCAATCGCCGGCTTTCAGCGCCAGAGCCAGATCATTGCCAACGCGAAGGGTTGCCGCATCGTCTTCCAGAAAAAGCGAGATGATGTCGCCTTGCGTCATTCGGCGGCGACGGAATGCGGTAGGTTGATGGAAGGGATGCGGCAGGTCACCGTCGTTCCCTTGCCGGGTTCGCTGTCGATGCTGACTTCGCCATTGTGGAGGCTGACAAAGCTGTCGACGATGGAAAGACCAAGTCCGGCACCACCGCGCTTCCCGCTCTTCGCGCCGGTTGCGAAGCGGTCGAAGACAGTCGCGATCATATCAGGCGAAATGCCGGGGCCACGATCCCGGACGGAGAAGACGAAATCAGTACCCTCGCGACGGCATTCGAGTGCGATCGATGCGCCCTCGGGCGAGAAATTGGCGGCATTGGCCAGAAGTTTCAGCAGGATCTGCTTCAGCCGCTGCGGATCGGCAACGATAGAGCCCAGATAGGCCGGAGCGGTGATCTCCAGCGAAACGCCACTTTCCTGCAGCCGGTCGGCGATCTGCATGGAGACATCGTCGAGAAGATCGGCGAGATCGATTTCCGCATAGTTCAGCCGCATGATTCCGGCATCGACGGTCGCAAGATCGAGGATGTCGTTGACGAGCGTCAGCAGCACCGAGGATGAGGTGGCGATATGGTCGATATATTCGGCCTGCCGCTCGTTCAGCGGGCCGACGCCCGGCGTGCGCAAGAGATCGGTGAAGCCGATGATGTTCGTCAGCGGCGAGCGCAGCTCATAGGAGACGTGCTGCACGAAGTCGTTCTTCAGCTCGTCCGCCTTGCGCAGCGCCTCGTTCTTTTCCGTCAACGCGCGCTCGGCGCGAACGCTGTCCGTCATGTTGACGAAGGTCAGCATGGTCTGTGCGTTCGGCAGCGGGATGACAGCAAAGTCGAGCACGAGGCCGGAGAGCAGTTCGAGCGTTCCCTGGCTGGAACGACGCTCGTCGTCGAAGCTGGTAATCAGCTCTGCAAAGGTCTTCCAGCCATCGGGCTGGTCATAGGACGGGGCGCAAGCCTCGCCGATGCCGCGGATATGGGTGCCGGGCTTGGCTTCAGTCTCCGTGATGCCCCAGAGCGCCCGGAAGGCCGGGTTGGAGAGGCGGATACGGCCGTCAGGCCCGAAGACTGCAACACCTTCCGAAAGGTGATCGATCGTCTCGCCCTGTACTTTTACCAGCGTATTGTAGCGCGTTTCGAGATCGACCTGCTCGGTCAGGTTCTCGAAGACCCACGTCGCGCCGCCCTGTGGGTGCGCGGTCGCAAAGACGCGCAACGTCTGCCCGTTCGGCAGGTGCCAGAGGTCAGATTGCGTATCGAGCGAACGATAAACAGAGAGTGCCGTTTCCTTCCAGGATTTCCAGTTCAGCTGGTCCGGCAGTTTCTTGGCTGCGCGAAGGCGTTCCAGAAGCTCGCTATTGTCAGGCTTGCTCTCGAGGAACGCGATGTCGAGCTCCCAGAGCGCGACGAAGGCCTGGTTGTAGAATTGCAGCCGGCGGTCACCGTCGAAAATGGCGACCGGTGTCGCCAGATGATCGAGCGTTTCCGCATGGCTTTTGAGCGTCCGCTCCAGTTCGGCGCGAACTGCTTCGACATCGGAGACATCGACGGCAATGCCGGCGGAGCCGCTGGGGACCTTTACGTCGACTACGTCGAAGAACGTGCGATTGCCGCGAACGACTGTCGAAATCGTATCGTGGAAAGGCGATTCCGGCGTTGCCGTGGCGCGGATACGCTCACGGGCGACAGTCGTCAGGATTTCGCGGCCTTCATTGACAGCCTGCTGGGGCGATTGTGCCTCGACGGCATCGCCATAGGCATGGTTCACCCAGGTCAGGCGGCCGCCGGTATCACGCTGCCAGGCGGGCATATCGATGGCGTCGAGCATGGTCTGGAAGGCGGAGATCGACGTCATCAGCCGATCGCGCTCGATCTTCAACTCTGCCAGTTCGGCCCGCAGATTGTTGAGCGCCACGAAGCGCACGAAGGCGCGGCCGCCGGAAACCCGGCCTTGAGCTTCGATTACCTCGTCCCTGATGGTCTCGATCACAATGTCGAAACTCTCGGCCTGTTCACGAAGACGGCCGACCGCCCGCTCCAGCTCGGCAGCCGATCGCGCCTTCAGCCAGAGGCCGAAGGCAAGGAATTCATTATCCTGTGGGGCGCCGGTCTCCGGTGGAAGCTGACCGAGGAGCTCCGGCCGGGCGACACCGTCCCAGATCACGATGCGCCGGTTCTTGTCGGCAATCAGCGCCTGATATTGGGAGATACGCTGCTGTGCATCTGAAAGCGCCGAGCGAATCTCCCGGCTTTCATTTTCGAGATTGCCGCGTTGTCGCACCAGCCACAGCGTGGAAAGCAATGCAGCCGAAATGACACCAATGACGACAGAAAGTCCGACAACCTGCGAAGACGTGAAAAGATGTGCAGAGGCGCCGATACCCGGCTGCGCCTGCGCCAGAGCCGGCCAAGCCGGTATGATGACTGCAGTGCTTGCAGCGCACAGCTTTGCAATACGTGCCAAGGACCAACACTTTTGCCTTGCGGTCACAGTGACCGTGGCAAACCCATATTTTTGGCCTGCCTGAAGCGGACGGTCAGCAGCATATGCGCGACCTTCCGCCTGGCTGTGCAGGCTGTGTTTCATTTCCGACATCGGCGGTATGTCTCCGTCCTTTAATGTGCCGCATCACGACAAGACATCCCATTTTCGCGGAAAACGGAGAGCTCCGAAGCCACGAATCAAGTCTTAAAACAATACTTCGTTAGGGAATCGTCGGAAAGAGCGCGCCCAAAAAATAAGCCCCGGCATTTGTCAATGCCGAGGCCACCACATCTTGTGGATATCGAAGATGAAATCAGTATCTGTAGTGGTCGGCCTTGAACGGGCCCTGTGGCTTCACGCCAATATAGGCAGCCTGCTCTTCGCTGAGCTGGGTAAGCTTCACGCCGAGCTTGTCGAGATGAAGACGGGCAACCTTTTCGTCGAGGTGCTTCGGCAGGATGTAGACCTTGCTTTCGTACTGGCCGGGCTTGGTGAAGAGCTCGATCTGCGCCAGTGTCTGGTTGGTGAACGAGGCCGACATGACGAAAGACGGATGACCCGTTGCGTTGCCGAGGTTCAAGAGGCGGCCTTCGGAGAGAAGGATGATGCGGTTGCCCTTCGGGAACTCGATCAGGTCGACCTGCGGCTTGACGTTGGTCCACTTCAGGTTACGCAGTGCTGCAACTTCGATCTCGTTGTCGAAGTGGCCGATGTTGCCGACGATCGCCATATCCTTCATCTGACGCATGTGGTCGATGCGGATAACGTCCTTGTTGCCTGTCGTGGTGATGAAGATGTCGGCCGAGGAAACGACGTCCTCGAGCAGAACGACTTCATAGCCGTCCATGGCAGCCTGCAGGGCGCAGATCGGATCGGCTTCGGTGACCTTGACGCGGGCGCCGGCGCCGGAAAGCGAAGCGGCAGAACCCTTGCCCACGTCGCCGTAACCGCAGACGACGGCAACCTTGCCGGCCATCATGACGTCGGTGCCGCGACGAATGCCGTCGACCAGCGATTCCTTGCAGCCATACTTGTTGTCGAACTTCGACTTGGTGACGGAGTCGTTGACGTTGATGGCCGGGAAGGGCAGCAGGCCCTTCTGGCTGAGCTGGTAGAGGCGGTTGACGCCCGTCGTGGTCTCTTCGGTCACGCCCTTGATGGCGTCGCGCTGCTTGGTGAACCAGCCGGGCGAAGCGGCAAGGCGCTTCTTGATCTGGGCGAAGAGGATCTCCTCTTCTTCGGAGTGCGGGTTGGAAAGAACGTTCTCACCGGCTTCGGCGCGGGCGCCAAGCAGAATGTACATGGTGGCGTCGCCGCCATCGTCGAGGATCATGTTGGAGAAACCGCCATCGGCCCACTGGAAGATCTTGTCGGTGTAAACCCAGTAATCTTCAAGCGACTCGCCCTTGATAGCGAAGACCGGAACACCGAAAGCGGCGATCGCAGCTGCGGCGTGATCCTGCGTCGAGAAGATGTTGCACGATGCCCAGCGGACTTCGGCGCCGAGGGCAACCAGCGTCTCGATGAGAACGGCGGTCTGGATCGTCATATGCAGCGAGCCGGTGATGCGTGCGCCCTTCAGCGGCTTGGATTCGCCGAATTCGGCACGGCAGGACATGAGGCCGGGCATTTCGGTTTCAGCGATGGTGATCTCCTTGCGTCCGAAATCTGCAAGGCCGATATCGGCGACGACATAATCTTTTTCAATGCTCATAGGGCTCTCCAGGCTGAAACGTCTCAAAACATCGCAAGGACGCGACGATGACCGCAACGGATCGAACGCGTGCGGAATGCACGTCATGCTCGCCGTTTAGCAGGCTTCGGTCGGGAAGGCAACGGGGATATAAAGAAGTCTTTATATCTTTATATGGCGCTAGAGATCAGATTTCTTCGCCGAACTTGTTCTGGATGAGCTCATCGAGGGCATTCAGCGCTTCGGCCGCCTGATTGCCGGTCGCCGAGACCACGACGCTAGAGCCGGGACTAGCCGCAAGCATCATCAGACCCATGATCGAGGTACCGCCGACCGTCATACCGTCCTTTGAAACGGTGATCGTTGCATCGAAGGCATCGACCGTCTGGACGAATTTTGCCGAAGCGCGCGCGTGCAGACCACGCTTGTTGATGATGAGGAGTTCCCGGGAAAGCGGTGTCATGGAGGTTTCTTACTTTCCGCTCAGAACCCGGCTCGCAACGTTGATGTATTTGCGGCCAGCCTCGGAAGCCTCGGCAAGCGCCTTTTCCATATTGTTCTCGCCGCGCACGCCGGCGAGCTTGATCAGCATTGGCAGGTTGACGCCGGCGATGACTTCGGTGTGGCCGCTGCTCATCACGGAGATTGCGAGGTTGGAAGGTGTACCGCCGAACATGTCGGTGAGAATGACGACGCCATGGCCGTCGTCTGCGCCGGAAACGGCTTCGAGAATGTCCTGTCGTCTTTGGTCCATATCGTCTTCCGGTCCGATACAGACCGTTTCGATGAATTTCTGAGGACCGACGACGTGCTCTACGGCATGACGAAACTCTTCAGCCAGCTTGCCATGAGTGACAAGCACAAGTCCGATCATGATATTACTGCTCCCATGGCATACGCAAACCGTGGCCCCAATATCGCAATGCAGCAATTACGTCCACCGGTGGGGGCACATCTTGGCGATCAAAAGCCGAAGTGCAAGATAAAAATATAAATATATAGGCCGTAACGGGCCGTCCGGAAGGCCTCAACTTCCGATTTCCGGCGCTTTTGCCATCAACACTGCAAGAGGCAGAGGGAGGTTGGGCAACAATCGCAGTGCAGGCAGCTCGAAACCCTCGGCAAGAATGGCGGTTTCCCCCTCCGCAGGAAGCCGGTTCTCGCCCGTGGCGCTGCCTGGCAGGACTGCGTAATGCATCGCCGCCTGGGCAATATGATCGTGCCTTATGATGCCCGTACCGCGCAGCTCGATGAGCCCGGCAATGGCAGGCGGACAGGCGGCAATGATTGCTCCGTCCTGTTTCGAAAGAAGCACCTGATCATCGGCCACGAGGACAGAAAAAACACCCTGCCGCCGCGCCTCCGCCATGCACGTAAAAGCGGTCATCGACTTGCCCCAGCCCGAAGGGCCGGTGAACAGCAGGCCGGTCTTTCCGATAACGATTGCGGTGGCGTGGATGTTGATCATGCTGCGGCGTCGGCCGGCAGGGCCAGGATGAAGCGGGCGCCGAGCAGCTTGCCGCTCTCGTCGTCGACGATGTTTTCGGCCCGCAATGAACCGCCATGCGCCTCGGCGATCTGCCGGCTGATGGAAAGCCCGAGGCCGGAATTCTGGCCGAAACCTTCGGATTCCGGCCGGTCGGTATAAAAGCGTTCGAAAATGCGGTCGATATTCTCTGCCTGGATGCCCGGACCGTTGTCTTCGATATAGACGACGCAACGGGAGCGGGCACGGACCAGACGTACCGTGATCTTGCCGTCCTGCTCCGGCACGAAGGAGCGGGCATTTTCAATCAGGTTGGTGATGATCTGGCCGATGCGCAGGTCATGCCCTTTGACGACAAAGCGCGTCTTGACGTTCGGCTTGCGATCCACCGCATAGTCTATGTCGACTTTCTTCTTGGTGCTGCGGATCTGGCGCGACACGTCGATGAGATCGCGCAGAAATACTTCCAGATCGACAGATCCGGCATCGACGCGCGCAAGCTCGGCGTCGAGACGGGATGCATCCGAGATATCGCTGATCAGGCGATCGAGGCGGCGGACGTCGTGCTGGATGACATCCATCAGCCGCTTCTTGGAATCGTCGGATTTGGCGAGCGGCAACGTCTCGACGGCGCTGCGCAGCGAGGTCAGCGGATTCTTGAGCTCATGGCTGACATCGGCCGCAAAACTCTCGATCGCATCGATGCGGTCGTAGAGGGCGGTCGTCATCTCGCGCAGAGCAATGGAAAGGTTGCCGATTTCATCCTGACGTACGGAAAAATCAGGGATCTCCTCGCGTTCCTTGGCGCCGCGGCGCACCCGGATCGCGGCCGCCGAAAGCCGGCGCAGCGGATTCGCGATGGTCGAAGAGAGAACGAGCGACAAGAGGACGTTCACGAGCGTTGCGACACCAAAGACGCGCATGATGGCAAGGCGTTCCGCATGCACGATATTGTCGATATCGCCGGCCTGCGTCGACAGCAGCAGCACGCCGAGTACGGCCCGGAAACGCTGGATCGGTACCGCAACCGAAACGATGAGCTCGCCCTTTTCCGTCGTGCGGACAACTGCGCCGCGCACGCCCGTCAGCGCATTCATCACTTCTGGATAGATGGAGCCGTCACCACCTGGCGCTTCCTTGTAAACAGGAAGATTGCCTGGTTGCAGCGCCTTGTTGAAGAGAGCCGTGAACCATTCGCCCCAGGTCTGTTTTTCCTCTTCCACCGGCGGCAGATCGAAACGCAGAACCTGGCCACGGGAATAGAGATGACGGGAATCGAGCAGCAGATTGGCGTCGGCATCGAAGATGCGGGCCCGGGTGCGGGTCGGCGAGATCAGCCGGCGCAGAACGGGCGCCACCTTTTCCGGGTCGATCGGAAATTCGAGATCCTCGTCGTTTGGCACCGGTGTAATGCTCTGGCCGGCCTGCAGTTCGAGCAGCTTCTGCGGATCGATGGTGATCGAGTTCGTGTCGACCGAGGCCGATGCCGACACGGCGCCGGCGATGATTTCGCCCTGTGTCAGCAGGCTCTCGACGCGCGCGTCGATCAGGCCTTCGCGGAACTGGTTGAGGTAGAGAATACCGCCGACAAGGACGAGCAGGGCCGCGAGGTTGAAAAAGACGATGCGGCGCGTCAGGCTGGAAAAGACGGCATTGCCGAAGATACGACGGATCAGGGTGAAGGGATGCGACCAACGCCGACCCCTGACGCGTCGGGTGCTTACGCCCTCCGCATCATCCAGATCCCTTTCCTGCACCAACTGTGCCAATCACGGCCCTTTCGGAGGGCGGGGCCAGTTTGACCGGCCCGCCGCCCTCATTCATCTCTTCCCGCGCTTTAAAGCGTCAGGCTGCTTCGCGGAAGCGGTAACCCACACCGTAAAGCGTTTCAATCATATCAAAGTCAGTGTCGACCATCTTGAACTTCTTGCGCAGCCGCTTGATGTGGCTGTCGATGGTGCGGTCATCAACATACACCTGTTCGTCATAGGCGGCATCCATCAGGGCGTCGCGGCTTTTCACCACACCCGGACGCTGGGCCAGCGAATGCAGGATCAGGAACTCGGTGACGGTGAGGGTGACTGCCTCGCCCTTCCAGGTGCAGGTGTGGCGTTCCTGGTCCATGACCAGCTGGCCGCGTTCGAGCGAACGGGCCTGCTGAACCGCGCCCGCCTTCGGCGTGCCGACGGTAGCGACGCCGCCAGCTGCGGCTGCCTCACGGCTCGACGCGCGGCGCAGAACGGCGCGAACACGCTCGACCAGCAGACGCTGCGAAAAAGGCTTGGTAATGAAATCGTCGGCGCCCATCTTCAGGCCGAAGAGCTCATCGATCTCCTCATCCTTGGAGGTGAGGAAGATGACGGGCATGTCCGATTTCTGGCGAAGGCGGCGCAGCAGCTCCATGCCGTCCATTCGTGGCATCTTGATATCGAAGATTGCTAGCTGCGGCGGGCGAGCGAGCAGACCATCCAGCGCTGAAGCGCCATCCGTATAGGTCTCGACCTTATATCCTTCAGCTTCCAGTGCAATCGACACGGAAGTGAGGATGTTGCGGTCGTCGTCAACGAGCGCGATTGTCGGCATGGTGTTGGTCTCCGTCATCAGTGCGCAATCTCCCGGATTGGTCGTCCCCAGGCGGTCTTCGTGACCGGGTGCGCTTATGGAGGATAAAGGTGGAACAAATTGTGGCAAAGATAAAGGGGTAGATTGCCAGCCAGTGCAAGCCACAATCGACAGTAGTGCGACAAGTTGTTTCAACAGGAGGTCTTCAAACGATTTAAAAAGAATTATTGGAATTTAAATCGATTAATTATTTGATATCATTATCTTTTCTAAGATTATCCCTATTGCCATTTAAAATTTCTCCTTTTACTTTCGCGATAATTTAACGGCCAAGGCGCCTCAGCGAAGGAAAAAGCTATGGAGACGTTCGGAGTTCATAACCAGGCAATCGAGCTGGCGACGATCGGTTTCAGCAACGTACGCAGCGTACGTTACAACCTGTCCGCAGCTCTTCTCTATGAGGAGGCGATTCGCCGGGGAGAAGCCGAACTGACAGCACAAGGCGCCCTTCGTGCCACGACTGGGCAACACACGGGCCGCTCGCCGCGCGACAAGTTCGTCGTTCGCGATGGGAATACCGACGGGCAGATCTGGTGGGATAACAACAAGCCGATGTCGCCGGAGCATTTCGCGCTGCTGCACAAGGATATGCTGGCCCATGCTGCCGGCAAGGACCTCTTCGTGCAGGATCTCGTCGGCGGCGCCGACGCGGGCCACGCATTGCCGACCCGCGTTGTGACCGAATTCGCGTGGCACTCGCTTTTCATCCGCAACCTGCTGATCCGTCCGAAGGCTGATGCACTCGCAGGCTTTGCGCCGAAGCTGACGATCATCGACCTGCCAAGCTTCAAGGCCGATCCGGAGCGTTACGGTTGCCGCACCGAAACGGTGATCGCCTGTGATCTGACCAACGGCATCGTGCTGATCGCCGGTACCTCCTATGCCGGCGAAATGAAGAAATCCGTATTCACCGTGCTGAACTACCTGCTGCCGGAAAAGGGCGTCATGCCGATGCACTGCTCGGCCAATGTCGGCCCGGCAGGCGATGCTGCTGTCTTCTTCGGTCTCTCGGGCACCGGCAAGACGACGCTTTCGGCTGACCCGGCACGCACCCTGATCGGCGATGACGAACACGGCTGGAGCGAAAACGGCATCTTCAATTTCGAAGGCGGATGCTACGCCAAGACCATTCGCCTCTCGGCAGAGGCCGAACCGGAAATCTATGCCACGACACAGCGTTTCGGCACCGTCCTTGAAAACGTCGTTCTCAACGAAAACCGCGAGCCGGATTTCGACGATGCGTCGCTGACGGAAAACACGCGCTGCGCCTATCCGATGGATTTCATTCCGAACGCATCCGAAACCGGCCTTGCGCCTCATCCGAAGACGATCATCATGCTGACGGCCGATGCCTTCGGTGTCATGCCGCCGATCGCCAAGCTGACGCCAGAGCAGGCCATGTACCACTTCCTCTCCGGTTACACTGCCAAGGTGGCAGGCACCGAAAAGGGGGTCATCGAGCCGGAAGCAACGTTCTCGACCTGCTTCGGCGCACCCTTCATGCCACGTCATCCGGCTGAATACGGCAATCTGCTGAAGGAGCTGATCGGCCGCCACGGCGTTGAATGCTGGCTGGTCAACACCGGCTGGACTGGTGGCGCGTATGGCATCGGCAAGCGGATGCCCATCAAGGCAACCCGTGCGTTGCTGACGGCCGCCCTTTCGGGCGAGCTTGCCAAGGTCGAGCTTCGCGCCGATCCGAATTTCGGCTTTGCCGTTCCGGTCGCAGTCGAAGGCGTGGATACGCGCATCCTCGATCCGCGCTCGACCTGGGCCGATAAGCAGGCCTATGACGCGCAGGCTGAAAAGCTGGTCTCCATGTTCATCGCCAACTTCGCCAAGTTCGAAAGCCATGTCGACGGCGGCGTGCGCGATGCAGCGCCCGGCAT
This genomic window contains:
- a CDS encoding serine/threonine protein kinase, yielding MINIHATAIVIGKTGLLFTGPSGWGKSMTAFTCMAEARRQGVFSVLVADDQVLLSKQDGAIIAACPPAIAGLIELRGTGIIRHDHIAQAAMHYAVLPGSATGENRLPAEGETAILAEGFELPALRLLPNLPLPLAVLMAKAPEIGS
- the ahcY gene encoding adenosylhomocysteinase, whose amino-acid sequence is MSIEKDYVVADIGLADFGRKEITIAETEMPGLMSCRAEFGESKPLKGARITGSLHMTIQTAVLIETLVALGAEVRWASCNIFSTQDHAAAAIAAFGVPVFAIKGESLEDYWVYTDKIFQWADGGFSNMILDDGGDATMYILLGARAEAGENVLSNPHSEEEEILFAQIKKRLAASPGWFTKQRDAIKGVTEETTTGVNRLYQLSQKGLLPFPAINVNDSVTKSKFDNKYGCKESLVDGIRRGTDVMMAGKVAVVCGYGDVGKGSAASLSGAGARVKVTEADPICALQAAMDGYEVVLLEDVVSSADIFITTTGNKDVIRIDHMRQMKDMAIVGNIGHFDNEIEVAALRNLKWTNVKPQVDLIEFPKGNRIILLSEGRLLNLGNATGHPSFVMSASFTNQTLAQIELFTKPGQYESKVYILPKHLDEKVARLHLDKLGVKLTQLSEEQAAYIGVKPQGPFKADHYRY
- a CDS encoding sensor histidine kinase; protein product: MDDAEGVSTRRVRGRRWSHPFTLIRRIFGNAVFSSLTRRIVFFNLAALLVLVGGILYLNQFREGLIDARVESLLTQGEIIAGAVSASASVDTNSITIDPQKLLELQAGQSITPVPNDEDLEFPIDPEKVAPVLRRLISPTRTRARIFDADANLLLDSRHLYSRGQVLRFDLPPVEEEKQTWGEWFTALFNKALQPGNLPVYKEAPGGDGSIYPEVMNALTGVRGAVVRTTEKGELIVSVAVPIQRFRAVLGVLLLSTQAGDIDNIVHAERLAIMRVFGVATLVNVLLSLVLSSTIANPLRRLSAAAIRVRRGAKEREEIPDFSVRQDEIGNLSIALREMTTALYDRIDAIESFAADVSHELKNPLTSLRSAVETLPLAKSDDSKKRLMDVIQHDVRRLDRLISDISDASRLDAELARVDAGSVDLEVFLRDLIDVSRQIRSTKKKVDIDYAVDRKPNVKTRFVVKGHDLRIGQIITNLIENARSFVPEQDGKITVRLVRARSRCVVYIEDNGPGIQAENIDRIFERFYTDRPESEGFGQNSGLGLSISRQIAEAHGGSLRAENIVDDESGKLLGARFILALPADAAA
- a CDS encoding phosphoenolpyruvate carboxykinase, with the translated sequence METFGVHNQAIELATIGFSNVRSVRYNLSAALLYEEAIRRGEAELTAQGALRATTGQHTGRSPRDKFVVRDGNTDGQIWWDNNKPMSPEHFALLHKDMLAHAAGKDLFVQDLVGGADAGHALPTRVVTEFAWHSLFIRNLLIRPKADALAGFAPKLTIIDLPSFKADPERYGCRTETVIACDLTNGIVLIAGTSYAGEMKKSVFTVLNYLLPEKGVMPMHCSANVGPAGDAAVFFGLSGTGKTTLSADPARTLIGDDEHGWSENGIFNFEGGCYAKTIRLSAEAEPEIYATTQRFGTVLENVVLNENREPDFDDASLTENTRCAYPMDFIPNASETGLAPHPKTIIMLTADAFGVMPPIAKLTPEQAMYHFLSGYTAKVAGTEKGVIEPEATFSTCFGAPFMPRHPAEYGNLLKELIGRHGVECWLVNTGWTGGAYGIGKRMPIKATRALLTAALSGELAKVELRADPNFGFAVPVAVEGVDTRILDPRSTWADKQAYDAQAEKLVSMFIANFAKFESHVDGGVRDAAPGIKVAAE
- the tsaE gene encoding tRNA (adenosine(37)-N6)-threonylcarbamoyltransferase complex ATPase subunit type 1 TsaE, which translates into the protein MTQGDIISLFLEDDAATLRVGNDLALALKAGDCLALSGDLGAGKSSLARAFLRSIADDDGLEVPSPTFTLVQSYDLRIPVSHFDLYRLGDASELTELGFDEALESGICIVEWPEMAEGDLPASRISLRLEHEGAGRRATITAPEKALARIHRVLAIRRFLIDAGYGDAERRFLTGDASLRAYEYFRLSDGSRKILMDWRPPPEGPPIYEGKPYPKVAHLAQDAYPFVAIGETLRERGFATPEIERVDYEQGILLIEDLGTDGVLDDEGRPIVGRYRESVACLAHLHSMKIPQDIPVSATHTHHIPDFDRVAMTMEVRLVLDWHMAWRRGTGPTDTERDEYLAIWDNLIEELQSAEKNLLLRDFHSPNIIWREQASGIRKIGIIDFQDAMIGPTAYDLASIVQDARVTIEPDLCRQLMDDYLSLRRAQGGFDETGFMKAWAIMSAQRNCKLAGLWVRLLQRDGKPGYLQHMPRTLSYLKAALEHEALAPLREWCTRAGILPVES
- a CDS encoding response regulator transcription factor, with protein sequence MPTIALVDDDRNILTSVSIALEAEGYKVETYTDGASALDGLLARPPQLAIFDIKMPRMDGMELLRRLRQKSDMPVIFLTSKDEEIDELFGLKMGADDFITKPFSQRLLVERVRAVLRRASSREAAAAGGVATVGTPKAGAVQQARSLERGQLVMDQERHTCTWKGEAVTLTVTEFLILHSLAQRPGVVKSRDALMDAAYDEQVYVDDRTIDSHIKRLRKKFKMVDTDFDMIETLYGVGYRFREAA
- a CDS encoding PTS sugar transporter subunit IIA — protein: MIGLVLVTHGKLAEEFRHAVEHVVGPQKFIETVCIGPEDDMDQRRQDILEAVSGADDGHGVVILTDMFGGTPSNLAISVMSSGHTEVIAGVNLPMLIKLAGVRGENNMEKALAEASEAGRKYINVASRVLSGK
- a CDS encoding ATP-binding protein, whose product is MSEMKHSLHSQAEGRAYAADRPLQAGQKYGFATVTVTARQKCWSLARIAKLCAASTAVIIPAWPALAQAQPGIGASAHLFTSSQVVGLSVVIGVISAALLSTLWLVRQRGNLENESREIRSALSDAQQRISQYQALIADKNRRIVIWDGVARPELLGQLPPETGAPQDNEFLAFGLWLKARSAAELERAVGRLREQAESFDIVIETIRDEVIEAQGRVSGGRAFVRFVALNNLRAELAELKIERDRLMTSISAFQTMLDAIDMPAWQRDTGGRLTWVNHAYGDAVEAQSPQQAVNEGREILTTVARERIRATATPESPFHDTISTVVRGNRTFFDVVDVKVPSGSAGIAVDVSDVEAVRAELERTLKSHAETLDHLATPVAIFDGDRRLQFYNQAFVALWELDIAFLESKPDNSELLERLRAAKKLPDQLNWKSWKETALSVYRSLDTQSDLWHLPNGQTLRVFATAHPQGGATWVFENLTEQVDLETRYNTLVKVQGETIDHLSEGVAVFGPDGRIRLSNPAFRALWGITETEAKPGTHIRGIGEACAPSYDQPDGWKTFAELITSFDDERRSSQGTLELLSGLVLDFAVIPLPNAQTMLTFVNMTDSVRAERALTEKNEALRKADELKNDFVQHVSYELRSPLTNIIGFTDLLRTPGVGPLNERQAEYIDHIATSSSVLLTLVNDILDLATVDAGIMRLNYAEIDLADLLDDVSMQIADRLQESGVSLEITAPAYLGSIVADPQRLKQILLKLLANAANFSPEGASIALECRREGTDFVFSVRDRGPGISPDMIATVFDRFATGAKSGKRGGAGLGLSIVDSFVSLHNGEVSIDSEPGKGTTVTCRIPSINLPHSVAAE
- a CDS encoding HPr family phosphocarrier protein, giving the protein MTPLSRELLIINKRGLHARASAKFVQTVDAFDATITVSKDGMTVGGTSIMGLMMLAASPGSSVVVSATGNQAAEALNALDELIQNKFGEEI